The following coding sequences lie in one Cannabis sativa cultivar Pink pepper isolate KNU-18-1 chromosome 5, ASM2916894v1, whole genome shotgun sequence genomic window:
- the LOC133038399 gene encoding uncharacterized protein LOC133038399, whose translation MEKEQLEENATAIPHQNAAEKLLSKPPQPFPQRFKKQQEDGQFRRFLDVLKHLHINIPLVEDLEQMPNYVKFLKDMLTKKRRLGEFETVALTEGCSAMLKSKIPPKLKDTGSFTIPCTIGGRDVGRTLCDLGASINLMPMSIFKKLGIGEARPTTVTLQLADHSMAHLEGKIEDVLVQVDKFIFPVDFIILDYEADREVPIILGRPLLTTGRT comes from the coding sequence ATGGAAAAAGAGCAACTTGAAGAAAATGCTACAGCAATTCCTCATCAAAATGCAGCAGAGAAGTTACTTAGCAAGCCACCTCAACCATTTCCTCAAAGATTTAAAAAGCAGCAAGAAGATGGTCAATTCCGAagatttcttgatgttctaAAGCATCTCCACATCAACATACCATTAGTGGAAGATTTAGAGCAAATGCCCAATTATGTAAAGTTTTTGAAGGACATGTTGACAAAGAAAAGGAGGCTAGGTGAGTTTGAAACAGTGGCTTTGACGGAAGGGTGTAGCGCCATGTTGAAGAGCAAAATTCCTCCTAAGTTGAAAGACACGGGAAGTTTTACAATCCCATGTACCATTGGCGGAAGAGATGTGGGCAGAACTTTATGTGACTTGGGAGCTAGTATTAATTTAATGCCCATGTCTATTTTCAAGAAGTtgggaattggagaagcaaggccAACCACCGTCACTTTGCAATTAGCAGATCATTCCATGGCCCATCTGGAAGGAAAAATTGAAGATGTTTTGGTACAAGTTGATAAGTTCATTTTTCCGGTTGATTTCATCATTCTTGATTATGAGGCGGATAGAGAAGTTCCTATTATTTTGGGAAGGCCACTCCTCACTACCGGGAGGACCTAG
- the LOC115716022 gene encoding ATP-dependent zinc metalloprotease FTSH 11, chloroplastic/mitochondrial isoform X2 — translation MATLQTSLLYKPPLLSPVSFSSSSLKRFQLHSCYVAYFSHNPIFLSHSFHFSPPDFRKFRFSARTWSVSCTLQPENTNLSQEASARDLSSVSEMEESKCSSLNGEGSILESKTEEIGKSSGIEVESEVSGLGLENGELGWGESSDNVVASEGKSEILVGKEGEKSRFPLVVFLVGLWASVRKWFEKVMVWDWLSWWPFLRQEKRLERLIAEADANPKDAAKQSALLAELNKQSPESVIKRFEQRDHAVDSRGVAEYLRALVVTNAIAEYLGDEESGKPSSLPSLLQELKQRASGNVDESFVNPGINDKQPLHVVMVEPKVSNKSRFAQELISTILFTVAVGLVWFMGASALQKYIGSLGGIGTSGVGSSSSYAPKELNKEIIPEKNVKTFKDVKGCDDAKQELEEVVEYLKNPTKFTRLGGKLPKGILLTGAPGTGKTLLAKAIAGEAGVPFFYRAGSEFEEMFVGVGARRVRSLFQAAKKKAPCIIFIDEIDAVGSTRKQWEGHTKKTLHQLLVEMDGFEQNEGIILMAATNLPDILDPALTRPGRFDRHIVVPNPDVRGRQEILELYLQDKPLAEDIDVKAIARGTPGFNGADLANLVNIAAIKAAVEGADKLTASQLEFAKDRIIMGTERKTMFLSEEGKKLTAYHESGHAIVAFNTEGAHPIHKATIMPRGSALGMVTQLPSGDETSISKKQLLARLDVCMGGRVAEELIFGRDHVTTGASSDLQTATELAHYMVSNCGMSDIIGPIHIKERPSSDMQSRVDAEVVKLLREAYDRVKALLKKHEKALHALAIALLEYETLSAEDIKRILLPYREGQLPEPQQEEQQEEGDLVLV, via the exons ATGGCCACTTTGCAAACTTCTCTTCTTTATAAGCCTCCCTTACTTTCTCCGGTTTCTTTTTCTTCCTCTTCACTGAAACGTTTTCAGTTACATTCTTGTTATGTTGCTTATTTCAGTCATAACCCAATTTTCCTTTCTCATTCTTTTCACTTTTCACCCCCGGACTTTCGAAAATTTAGATTTTCGGCCCGGACTTGGTCGGTTTCTTGCACATTGCAACCGGAGAATACAAATTTGAGCCAAGAAGCGAGTGCCCGCGATTTGTCTTCGGTTTCGGAGATGGAAGAATCCAAGTGTTCGAGTTTAAATGGGGAGGGTTCGATTTTAGAATCGAAAACTGAAGAAATTGGCAAAAGTTCGGGGATTGAGGTGGAGAGCGAGGTTTCTGGATTGGGTTTGGAGAATGGGGAATTGGGTTGGGGTGAAAGTAGCGACAATGTGGTCGCAAGTGAGGGAAAGTCTGAGATTTTGGtgggaaaagagggagagaagaGTCGGTTTCCATTAGTGGTGTTTTTGGTGGGCTTATGGGCGAGTGTAAGAAAGTGGTTTGAGAAGGTGATGGTGTGGGATTGGTTGAGTTGGTGGCCTTTTTTGCGACAGGAGAAGCGGTTGGAGCGTTTGATTGCGGAGGCAGATGCTAATCCTAAGGACGCAGCAAAGCAGAGTGCACTATTAGCTGAGCTCAACAAGCAGAG TCCCGAGTCTGTTATCAAGCGGTTCGAACAAAGGGATCATGCTGTAGACAGTAGGGGAGTAGCTGAGTATCTTCGAGCTCTTGTGGTTACAAATGCCATTGCTGAATATCTTGGAGATGAAGAATCAGGAAAACCTTCTAGTCTTCCTTCATTG TTGCAAGAGCTGAAGCAGCGGGCTTCAGGCAATGTAGACGAGTCTTTTGTCAATCCTGGAATAAATGACAAGCAGCCCTTGCATGTAGTGATG GTTGAACCAAAAGTTTCAAACAAATCACGTTTTGCTCAAGAACTAATCTCAACAATTTTATTCACTGTTGCTGTCGGATTAGTATG GTTTATGGGTGCTTCTGCACTTCAAAAGTACATAGGGAGCTTAGGTGGTATTGGAACCTCAGGTGTTGGCTCAAGCTCCTCCTATGCCCCAAAAGAATTAAACAAGGAAATTATTCCAGAAAAg AATGTAAAAACATTTAAGGATGTTAAAGGTTGTGACGATGCAAAGCAAGAGCTCGAGGAGGTGGTGGAGTATCTCAAGAACCCAACAAAATTTACTCGCCTTGGGGGCAAGTTGCCAAAG GGAATTCTTTTAACAGGAGCACCGGGAACTGGAAAGACTCTACTTGCCAAG GCAATAGCTGGAGAAGCTGGAGTGCCTTTTTTCTATAGGGCCGGGTCTGAATTTGAGGAAAT GTTTGTCGGAGTTGGTGCTAGGCGTGTGAGATCTTTATTCCAAGCAGCAAAGAAAAAG GCACCTTGCATCATATTCATTGATGAAATAGATGCTGTTGGTTCTACACGGAAACAATGGGAAGGGCATACAAAGAAAACGTTGCATCAACTTCTTGTGGAAATGGATGGTTTCGAGCAGAATGAG GGAATAATTTTAATGGCTGCAACAAACTTGCCTGATATTCTTGATCCAGCTTTAACGAGGCCTGGTAGATTTGACAGGCAT ATTGTTGTTCCAAATCCTGATGTTCGAGGCCGCCAAGAGATATTGGAGCTTTATCTACAGGATAAACCATTGGCTGAAGACATAGATGTTAAAGCAATTGCTCGTGGTACACCAGGATTTAATGGGGCTG atcttgcaaacttagTAAACATTGCTGCCATTAAAGCGGCTGTTGAAGGTGCTGACAAGCTGACTGCTTCACAGTTGGAGTTTGCAAAGGACAGGATAATAATGGGTACAGAGCGGAAAACAATGTTTTTATCTGAAGAGGGAAAGAAG CTTACAGCATATCATGAAAGTGGACATGCAATTGTTGCATTCAACACTGAGGGTGCTCATCCAATTCACAAGGCTACAATAATGCCACGTGGGTCTGCTCTAGGAATGGTTACTCAGCTCCCATCTGGTGATGAGACATCAATTAGCAAGAAGCAGTTACTGGCCCGTCTAGATGTCTGCATGGGAGGAAGAGTTGCGGAGGAACTTATTTTTGGTCGAGACCATGTAACAACTGGTGCAAGCAGTGATCTACAAACTGCCACAGAGCTTGCTCATTATATG GTATCAAATTGCGGGATGAGCGATATTATTGGACCAATTCATATAAAAGAACGACCGAGTTCAGATATGCAATCGCGTGTTGATGCCGAA GTGGTGAAGTTGTTAAGAGAAGCATATGATCGTGTAAAAGCCCTTTTAAAGAAG CATGAGAAGGCATTACATGCACTGGCAATTGCACTGCTAGAGTACGAGACTCTTAGTGCAGAGGACATTAAGCGCATCCTTCTCCCTTATCGAGAAGGACAGTTGCCCGAACCTCAACAGGaagagcaacaagaagaaggggaTCTTGTATTGGTCTGA
- the LOC115716022 gene encoding ATP-dependent zinc metalloprotease FTSH 11, chloroplastic/mitochondrial isoform X1 yields the protein MATLQTSLLYKPPLLSPVSFSSSSLKRFQLHSCYVAYFSHNPIFLSHSFHFSPPDFRKFRFSARTWSVSCTLQPENTNLSQEASARDLSSVSEMEESKCSSLNGEGSILESKTEEIGKSSGIEVESEVSGLGLENGELGWGESSDNVVASEGKSEILVGKEGEKSRFPLVVFLVGLWASVRKWFEKVMVWDWLSWWPFLRQEKRLERLIAEADANPKDAAKQSALLAELNKQSPESVIKRFEQRDHAVDSRGVAEYLRALVVTNAIAEYLGDEESGKPSSLPSLLQELKQRASGNVDESFVNPGINDKQPLHVVMVEPKVSNKSRFAQELISTILFTVAVGLVWFMGASALQKYIGSLGGIGTSGVGSSSSYAPKELNKEIIPEKNVKTFKDVKGCDDAKQELEEVVEYLKNPTKFTRLGGKLPKGILLTGAPGTGKTLLAKAIAGEAGVPFFYRAGSEFEEMFVGVGARRVRSLFQAAKKKAPCIIFIDEIDAVGSTRKQWEGHTKKTLHQLLVEMDGFEQNEGIILMAATNLPDILDPALTRPGRFDRHIVVPNPDVRGRQEILELYLQDKPLAEDIDVKAIARGTPGFNGADLANLVNIAAIKAAVEGADKLTASQLEFAKDRIIMGTERKTMFLSEEGKKLTAYHESGHAIVAFNTEGAHPIHKATIMPRGSALGMVTQLPSGDETSISKKQLLARLDVCMGGRVAEELIFGRDHVTTGASSDLQTATELAHYMVSNCGMSDIIGPIHIKERPSSDMQSRVDAEVVKLLREAYDRVKALLKKVCSTAHIFESPFNRHTDYFSLLEIIWLGSDTSYTSSKTSLYKIVFFFLYYKMLISCDMFLA from the exons ATGGCCACTTTGCAAACTTCTCTTCTTTATAAGCCTCCCTTACTTTCTCCGGTTTCTTTTTCTTCCTCTTCACTGAAACGTTTTCAGTTACATTCTTGTTATGTTGCTTATTTCAGTCATAACCCAATTTTCCTTTCTCATTCTTTTCACTTTTCACCCCCGGACTTTCGAAAATTTAGATTTTCGGCCCGGACTTGGTCGGTTTCTTGCACATTGCAACCGGAGAATACAAATTTGAGCCAAGAAGCGAGTGCCCGCGATTTGTCTTCGGTTTCGGAGATGGAAGAATCCAAGTGTTCGAGTTTAAATGGGGAGGGTTCGATTTTAGAATCGAAAACTGAAGAAATTGGCAAAAGTTCGGGGATTGAGGTGGAGAGCGAGGTTTCTGGATTGGGTTTGGAGAATGGGGAATTGGGTTGGGGTGAAAGTAGCGACAATGTGGTCGCAAGTGAGGGAAAGTCTGAGATTTTGGtgggaaaagagggagagaagaGTCGGTTTCCATTAGTGGTGTTTTTGGTGGGCTTATGGGCGAGTGTAAGAAAGTGGTTTGAGAAGGTGATGGTGTGGGATTGGTTGAGTTGGTGGCCTTTTTTGCGACAGGAGAAGCGGTTGGAGCGTTTGATTGCGGAGGCAGATGCTAATCCTAAGGACGCAGCAAAGCAGAGTGCACTATTAGCTGAGCTCAACAAGCAGAG TCCCGAGTCTGTTATCAAGCGGTTCGAACAAAGGGATCATGCTGTAGACAGTAGGGGAGTAGCTGAGTATCTTCGAGCTCTTGTGGTTACAAATGCCATTGCTGAATATCTTGGAGATGAAGAATCAGGAAAACCTTCTAGTCTTCCTTCATTG TTGCAAGAGCTGAAGCAGCGGGCTTCAGGCAATGTAGACGAGTCTTTTGTCAATCCTGGAATAAATGACAAGCAGCCCTTGCATGTAGTGATG GTTGAACCAAAAGTTTCAAACAAATCACGTTTTGCTCAAGAACTAATCTCAACAATTTTATTCACTGTTGCTGTCGGATTAGTATG GTTTATGGGTGCTTCTGCACTTCAAAAGTACATAGGGAGCTTAGGTGGTATTGGAACCTCAGGTGTTGGCTCAAGCTCCTCCTATGCCCCAAAAGAATTAAACAAGGAAATTATTCCAGAAAAg AATGTAAAAACATTTAAGGATGTTAAAGGTTGTGACGATGCAAAGCAAGAGCTCGAGGAGGTGGTGGAGTATCTCAAGAACCCAACAAAATTTACTCGCCTTGGGGGCAAGTTGCCAAAG GGAATTCTTTTAACAGGAGCACCGGGAACTGGAAAGACTCTACTTGCCAAG GCAATAGCTGGAGAAGCTGGAGTGCCTTTTTTCTATAGGGCCGGGTCTGAATTTGAGGAAAT GTTTGTCGGAGTTGGTGCTAGGCGTGTGAGATCTTTATTCCAAGCAGCAAAGAAAAAG GCACCTTGCATCATATTCATTGATGAAATAGATGCTGTTGGTTCTACACGGAAACAATGGGAAGGGCATACAAAGAAAACGTTGCATCAACTTCTTGTGGAAATGGATGGTTTCGAGCAGAATGAG GGAATAATTTTAATGGCTGCAACAAACTTGCCTGATATTCTTGATCCAGCTTTAACGAGGCCTGGTAGATTTGACAGGCAT ATTGTTGTTCCAAATCCTGATGTTCGAGGCCGCCAAGAGATATTGGAGCTTTATCTACAGGATAAACCATTGGCTGAAGACATAGATGTTAAAGCAATTGCTCGTGGTACACCAGGATTTAATGGGGCTG atcttgcaaacttagTAAACATTGCTGCCATTAAAGCGGCTGTTGAAGGTGCTGACAAGCTGACTGCTTCACAGTTGGAGTTTGCAAAGGACAGGATAATAATGGGTACAGAGCGGAAAACAATGTTTTTATCTGAAGAGGGAAAGAAG CTTACAGCATATCATGAAAGTGGACATGCAATTGTTGCATTCAACACTGAGGGTGCTCATCCAATTCACAAGGCTACAATAATGCCACGTGGGTCTGCTCTAGGAATGGTTACTCAGCTCCCATCTGGTGATGAGACATCAATTAGCAAGAAGCAGTTACTGGCCCGTCTAGATGTCTGCATGGGAGGAAGAGTTGCGGAGGAACTTATTTTTGGTCGAGACCATGTAACAACTGGTGCAAGCAGTGATCTACAAACTGCCACAGAGCTTGCTCATTATATG GTATCAAATTGCGGGATGAGCGATATTATTGGACCAATTCATATAAAAGAACGACCGAGTTCAGATATGCAATCGCGTGTTGATGCCGAA GTGGTGAAGTTGTTAAGAGAAGCATATGATCGTGTAAAAGCCCTTTTAAAGAAGGTTTGTTCCACTGCTCATATTTTCGAAAGCCCTTTTAATAGGCATACTGATTACTTTTCCCTCTTAGAGATAATATGGCTAGGTTCTGATACTAGCTATACTAGTAGTAAAACTTCCCTTTACAAGatcgtgtttttttttttatactacaAAATGTTAATTTCTTGTGATATGTTCTTAGCATGA